The region TACCTGTGCAGTGATATCAGTGAGATAATTGGCCTACATATTTGGTATACAACAAAAATTCTCAATGAGGctaaaataaattattcatgtGTTGCAGATTCCTGGCTACTGGCGATTCGTTCCGGACGATAGCCACCAGCTTCCGGGTCGGGGCCTCCACCGTGGCTTCCATCGTGTCCGATGGGGTGACGGCTATATGggactgcctggtggaggagttcaTGGCTGTGCCCACTACCGAGGACTGGAGGCTGATTGCGCAGCAGTTCGAGGAGCAGTGGAACTTCCCTCTCTGTTGCGGTGCCATCGATGGGAAGCATGTTGTTCTGAAGGCCCCTGCGAACTCCGGTTCGCAGTTCTTCAACTACAAGggaacattttccattgttcTCTTGGCAGTTGTCGACGCAGACAAGTGCTTCCGCATCATCGATGTGGGGGGCTATGGGAGAACCAGTGATGGAGGAATTCTGGCCAACTCGGTGTTTGGTCAGGCCCTCCGAGCTGGCGATCTCAAGCTCCCTGCTGACAGAGTACTGTCAGCGGCTGCGCAGAGAGGACCCCTGCCTCATGTGTTTGTAGCGGACGAGGCCTTTCCGCTACGGACCAACCTCATGAGGCCATTCCCCGGACGCATCCTCCCCCGAGAGCGGCGCGTCTTTAACTACCGACTGTCCCGGGCTCGGTTGGTGGTTGAGAACTGTGGTGTTGGGGCAGGGGCAGCAGGGACAGGTAC is a window of Gadus macrocephalus chromosome 8, ASM3116895v1 DNA encoding:
- the LOC132462474 gene encoding uncharacterized protein LOC132462474 yields the protein MADIGTIAALYLLWESEQRRKRKRRRVWVHDILRRRLQLGEFHHLLQELRLDDGRFQRYFRLSRAQFDDLLARVGARISRQDTNYRRSISAAERLSVCLRFLATGDSFRTIATSFRVGASTVASIVSDGVTAIWDCLVEEFMAVPTTEDWRLIAQQFEEQWNFPLCCGAIDGKHVVLKAPANSGSQFFNYKGTFSIVLLAVVDADKCFRIIDVGGYGRTSDGGILANSVFGQALRAGDLKLPADRVLSAAAQRGPLPHVFVADEAFPLRTNLMRPFPGRILPRERRVFNYRLSRARLVVENCGVGAGAAGTGAVRVFTCQQTCIVRCCCLLKLLIFSCP